Within Seriola aureovittata isolate HTS-2021-v1 ecotype China chromosome 12, ASM2101889v1, whole genome shotgun sequence, the genomic segment tataaaaaattaaataaatttcattgaatttaaattaattgaatatATCTGTTTGTTATAAATGAATTATTCTGATTGTGAAAGTTAACAGATAGGCCTCTatagaggaaacacacacataaagaagtGAAGTTGTAGGTGCTTTTATTATCAGATTGTaatctatataaatataaatcattttacaacaatataaaaataactttttctcTGGTTCATTgcagttaaattaaaacatatattatcacttgtgaaaaaataaatacatgattgCCAGTTGCCtgaattacaaaaaataaaattatcaaCATGATAAAACTATTTACAACGAGTCAGATCACGTGGTGTTCACAGTTTCAAGTGCACGTAGACACACGGGAGGTTTGATCCGCATCGCGGTCTTCACACTGTGCGTCCTACAGGACGAGTCCGCAGGAGGACTCTGGTCTTCAGGCCACGAGGCCGAAAGGAGGCTCGTTTTCAATGTCCGTGATGCCAGATTTGTTGTGCAGTTTCCGGGGGTCCTCCGGAGTCCAGACCTTGGCGGTGCGGATGATGTTCTGCTCCCGGAGCTGCTTCTCATCCGACCAGGACAGAGAGTGACCGGCCAGCGGGGGAAGGCCGTAGTCCGGGTCGCTGGGAGAGGGAGACCctggggagggaggaagaggaggagaacattaatatcttttattttcatcatcatcatcatcatcatcactgtcagtaGTTTATGTGTGGACCCGGACTGTGTGAAGATCCTGGATTACATGCTCTATAATAAAGTCTGAATGTGGCGGAATGATCTGAAGTGGACCTACTTGTTCCTCTGTGACAGATGATGACCTTCTTGGGCTGCGCGTGCATCTCGCTGCTGGAGTTTCTGATGGGCAGGTCGGACTGCACGAGCTCGGCCAGGAAGTTGATGTAGCCGATCGCGAGCCGCAGCGTGTCCACCTTGGACAGCCTCTTCTCGTAGGGCAGGGTGGGGATGTGGGAGCGCAGCCCCTCGAACGCGTCGTTGATGGACTGCATCCGCCGCCGCTCGCGCACGTTGGCCGCCTGCCTCAGCTGCTGCATCTCCATCTCGGACCTCATCCGCCTCCTGCGCTTCAGCAGCGGCCCGCCGTGGTGGCCCGTACGCGGGGACAGGTCCGGGGTGCTGTCGGCGCAGCCGtaggagaaggtggaggaggaggaggagaaggacaaGTCGCCGATGTCGTAGTCTGCGTCGTGCGGCGCCGCTCTGCCGTCGCCGTCTTTGCAGTAGTAGTCTTGGAAGTGACTGGTGAGGAAGTCCACGTCGTCGTCCAGAAAGTCATCAGTGTCCAAGTGTCCGTCCCGCGAGGACTGGTCGGTGAAAAACTCGTCATCGTCGAAgtagggaggggaggagaacgAGTCCAGTCCGGAGAACGGGTCCAGCACAGAGTCCATCTCTGTTGTGGCGCCAACAAAGACCAAGTgttctcttctttctttgctCTGTGTTCGCCGCTCGCGGTCAACACTTGAGTTTGGGTTGAGAACCGGCACGCGAGGGTTCTTTATAGCGACATCCATAGTCGCGTGCCGTTTGCCAGGAGGGCCAACCAATCACAGCTCGGTCCGCGAGGCGCACCTCGAGATAATCCGCAGAACGCCAcgccccccaaccccccacccccacccccaccccgcccccccggtcctgtcctgtcctcctctgtccgGGCAGAGCTGACATCTCAACTCCgcactgacacactcacactcactacACCTGTTTCAACGTTTGAAATGACGTGACGtcacatacatatattatatatattatattatgacgctGGCTGTTTCCTCCTCGTGACTCAGCTGCAGGtgtatttacagatttttttttttggcttatttTAGATGAAAACGAATCATCGTGATGTCACAGTCCAATCACAGGTTTGTGCTGAAAACATCGACCAAAGAACAAAGACGCAACAGGCTTCATCCTCTGATAAAACACAATACACTCGTGCTAATTTAGTCACATTAATTAACAAGAGGCTCATTTCAACAGTCTGTTATTTTCACAGTTCAGTGTTTGTCTGATTAAAgcaacggggggggggggggggctggttcagcagcaggtgaatcCACCAggtgacttttcttttttattgcaaCTTCATTGCGATGTGCAACTAAGGTTATTATCTCCTtctgcttattattattattattattattattataagtgcATGTTCTATCTATTTCTATATCTATCTtctaaattaaagtaaaaaaaattaaaatgaataattaaattaaaatagaaagaagttacacatcattaaaaatcatgaataaaatgaatgtttcGATAAGTTCtaaaagtttttatgactctcCACCGTCTCTCACTGTCAATAAgcattatgtttgtttgtttgtttccagatGAAAACAGCTGGAGCAGTGAACCCCGAGGCCGCGCGCTGTAAcaccagagtgtgtgtgtttgattcagCGCTGCTGCACCGGAGCAGGTTGTGTTTTCGGTCACGTGAGGAGGGAGACAGGTGCTGATATCTAACAGTGTTCAGACGTGATGACGGAGCTCAGGCTGCGGAGAGAAGCCGTCACCGCGGCGCCTCTTCCCGCCGCAGCTCGGTCATTTATTCAGCGGTAAGTGGGCAGCGCCGCCGCCGTAAATACGTGCACCAGTAGAGCGGTCGATGCGCCACTTGTGCCAGTGCGGGTTTGACTGGGAGAGCTGGTTGACTAATAAAAGCACAGTGGTGGGCCCTGGGGCGCGCGCGCCTCTCTGACACCTCCAGCTACAAATTAACGCTCCCCGGTAACACCGAGAGGAGCCTGCCCACCGGGCTGCCTCTGTAAGTGCGCATCTATTCAGCCCATTGAGTGAGGAAGGGCCGGGTGGGGGGGCCACTTTGTTCTGAACAAAATGGAGGCCGCGTGTGCGCGCACCGCGTGTGTGTGAGGATACGGGTGGAGAGGCAGAAAGCTGCAACACGGGCCGCGGCCGTGGGAAGAAGACCACTTGCGTCCCTATCGCCACTCAATGCAACACGTCGCGTTATAAATGAGGGCGGGGCTGCTGTCACATAATGAAGCTGTAGCCCGGACACACAATACACGCACAGGTGCTGCacgcaacaacaacacaacaccagacCCCGCTGCACGACCCGGGACCGCGTCCACCGCgagacacacacatcctccaTCAGTCAGCACCTCCACCACCGTCTCCTTCAGCTTCATcactgctcctcttcctctgagcagcagcaggttcagtCACAGTCACTGGTCTTTAGCTCAGTCTGTATAATGAGTTCTATAAAGAGCTCACATCATTCAGAACTTTGATTATCCTCATGGAATTCTaacactttatattttttaataatatatttattttggtaAATGATTTATAAGGCCGTCAAAAAAGCTTTGCATGAGAtctgatatttatatttatcagttaaaataatgtggaaaagtCTCATTGTTTTGGAGATATAAGAGTATCAGCTGTTCTCGGTTCAGTTCAGCTGAAATCATCTCTGCAGAATCCCACAGGATCCATGGATGTAGTTGCCCAGTTATTTCAGAATATGAATCCAAACATGAAGAACTGGACTGGACGTGCTCCGCTCACTGTAAAATGTCTTATTAAAACAAATCTCCAGATTCTTTCAGGAACATATAAAGGAAACTCTCTGGATTCTCTGGGTTTTGTTGCAGTGATGCAGAAATAATGTAAGGAGCGCACATCATTCACACCTGTGATTATACACTGTATATTCTATAATAGGCTGGTTTTTATGACgtatgaaatatttatctgctaaaaagatgtaaaaaagtCTAATTGTTTTGGAGTTCTAAGAGAGAGAGTATGAGCAGCTCGTCTGTCGTCTCACTGTGAACACAGTTCATGCAATAAAAAGCTGAAcaggtcgtgtgtgtgtgtgtgtttctgcacattagtgtgtgtgtgtatgtgtatgtgtgtgtgtttctgcacattagtgtgtgtgtgtgtgtgtgtatgtgtgtgtgtttctgcacattagtgtgtgtgtgtgtgtgtgtttctgcacattagtgtgtgtgtgtgtttctgcacattagtgtgtgtgtgtgtgtgtgtttctgcacattagtgtgtgtgtgtgtgtgtgtgtctttgacaaataaaacacttcCTGCAGCTGGGTCTCAACACCTCGTCCTGCGTTCCTTCGATAGATTTGAACAGATTCATGTTCAGACGCATGAAACTCaatttctgtgtgaaatcaAAGCTTCTTTTTAAACTTCACCTTTGTAAATTAAAAAGATCCTGTGGAGACGTTGTTcataaacatgtaaacacatttcactgGAACGCTGTGACATGAAGGAAACTGGTGCTGAacctcttttattcttttagcTGCAGGTTTGTGGtttaatgtaaaacagagaCGACTCAGTTTGATCTGCAGATTCTTTCTGTCAGACTGTGGCTCAGGCAAATGTATCGCATGTATTGAATTcccatatataaataaataaataaaaacaggtataaaattatatatgaaacctgttagagaTTTGGGACAAATGTAGGTTTATGTATGAAGCTTATATTATAGACATTAATATATAACCTGAACTTTCTCTATAGGGTTTAAATAGGGCTCATTtacacatattattattatgacacaTCCTCTGATTATATGAAGACATACGTTATAACATATATAgttctgttttaataaaattgcacttctaaattaaatatatatatatattgtcaaCATATACAGTTGCAACATGTTAAaccacataaaaacatcatcacagatatttttaatacacacacatatacacatttacTGTGGGTATATAACATAATACATTTATAAgtatagttttgttttaataaactttcacttctaaattaaatattttacaaaaaagattattttacaatattttatttcacatacaCGTTACTGAGGGTTTATCCCATACGTCATGAGGATGTGTACACGTCATAAttatataaatgtgtgaatgaaagtTGACAAACATCATAATAAGTATGAGTTTGTACATCAGTCTGCATCGCGCTCTGCCGTCACCATGGAAAcgagttgtttttaaatgatacaGGCACTTGTTGTCATAGATGTGGATGTGATGACATCTCTGTGttctgcaggattttttttttgtttgttttcttttcttttccccgCAGACACTCGCGAGGTTTCCTTTGATTATACTCCACGTGAGAGCAGGGACGCAGGGGACGCAGGGAGGTCCTGGTGGTAAAACCCTCCAGACTGGGAACAGATCTGTTAAAACTTTATCACTTaggcaactgtgtgtgtgtgtgtgtgtgtgtgtgtgtgtgtgtgtgtgtgtgtgtgtgttgtgtgtgtgtgtgtgtgtgtgtgtgtgtgtgtgtgtgtgtgtgtgtgtgtgtgtgtttgccccccccccctcccacactTTGCTGAAAACCAGATGATAATTCGAACCGTGCAGGTTTTTAACGCGCCGTGACCGCGCGCTCCACGCCGCCTCATTGATGAACGTGCTGTCTCTCTGAACGGGCCGACCTGCGCGAGCGCACCAAGTGTTTCGGTTCCCATGCAGCCCCCGGTCTGCAGCATGCAGCAGGCTGGACGCCGCATTCAACCCCTCCACACCGGTCACGGTGCACGACATGGGGTGGTGGTGTATgatgagtggggggggggggggggcacacacgcacatgaatacacacacacacagaaataattacaccaagaaataaacacagtaaaattaataaatgacaGATTTCAGGCAGCAGACGCCATGATGGAAAACAGGCTCAATTCAAATTTAGTTAATTAGAAATAAGAATAAttataagaataataataagaatagtAACGAACTTTATTTAATTCTTTATAGAAGactatagatatatatagatagaagTGTTTTACAGTCTAAATTACATCATCATGCAGCGACAGTTTcagacataaaataaacatgaatttaatttgaatttccaCCTAACAACCGttcaaacatttaacatttattagTTAATACACCGTCTCTGAGGCCTTCAGTTCTCCAGGTTAGACTTTATTATAATGTCCATAATTACTAATTGAATTCTGAATAATTTCCTTTAAGTTtccaaaacagaaatgtgtgattggttgtaaaataaataatcatttaaatattgtgtcatttttcatttattattactgtgtttactgaaatatacattttattcatctAAAAAATTTCATTTGAGCATAATTTACTGATAATTAGCGAATGAGCCGAGGATGAGAACCATCGCTCAGCGCTCCTGCTGCAGtcctggaccaggaccaggaccaggaccaggaccaggaccaggaccaggaccaggaccaggagcaggaccaggagcaggaggacaggaaaTCCAGAAAGTGAAGGAAAGCAGACAGAGTGTGGAATTAGAGCTGCAGCTAATCCTCCACTCAGTGCTAATCCCTGTAATCTCTCACAGGGGATTATCCATCTGGATACAACAAATTAAAGGGATTTACTGAGAGTAATTTAACGTCCTGATTAGATGCATCTTCTGCATCAACACGACCTTCGCTTGTTGGCCACTTGAAGGAAGAGGTCGCCGTCAGCTGATGGTGAGATGGTTTATGTGAATCATTAAAGTCGAGGTTACAGATGTTTCACtgtgagcagaggaagaggtcagaggtcagacctTTCACATGGAAAAACACCAAAcgctcatgtgtttgtttgtttgtttgttttcttattatttagAAGAGTTTTGATTCCGTCATATGTTCCACATGTTGCATAGTAAAATATGACAAGTTGATCTTACTTTAAAAAAATCCGTAAATGTAACtattagttttaatttattatttattatttattatttatttatagatagATTCATTcattgcattaaaaacacaaaatgaagttTGGCAGcacatgttaaaataaataaagactaaaatcattaaaatatataaatatatagtaaaataaaaaatgcatataaCACCAATGATAAAactataaattataaattatcaatattattaaattcatttaaaatgtagttGTGTTTACTTCACTTAATGAAGTTATTCCAACTTAAAAATGGCAACTACAGTTTTTTAATgattctgacacacacacaaagcagacagTGATCTGTAAGAGTTCATTcatcaaggtcaaaggtcaaaagtcgAGAAAGCGGTGGGCACAAGTCTGTGGAAGTAAGAGAATGAAACGAAAAGAGGAGGCAGATCAGGATCATACGCAGATGCTGCAACAAGAAATTCTAACAGAATCTGCACGTTGTGATGAAAAACACTCGTGTGTTATCGTACAGGCGAGTACCTTCAGAGATAATGTGGAAATCCAGGAAATACTCTCAGACCTCAGAGGGTCAAAGGTTAATCACCTTCGTGCCAACAGGAAACTGATGGTGACTGTTGGTGGCAGACTGGACACGGAGCCCGGTCTCCAAAGACAAAGACGTTCTAGTTTCATTAGAAGAATGTGTGTGACTCAGCAGCtacccccccaccacacacacacacacacacacacacacacacacacacacacacacagaggtggttCTGAGCTGTTTAAAGTGTGTTTCC encodes:
- the ptf1a gene encoding pancreas transcription factor 1 subunit alpha, producing MDVAIKNPRVPVLNPNSSVDRERRTQSKERREHLVFVGATTEMDSVLDPFSGLDSFSSPPYFDDDEFFTDQSSRDGHLDTDDFLDDDVDFLTSHFQDYYCKDGDGRAAPHDADYDIGDLSFSSSSSTFSYGCADSTPDLSPRTGHHGGPLLKRRRRMRSEMEMQQLRQAANVRERRRMQSINDAFEGLRSHIPTLPYEKRLSKVDTLRLAIGYINFLAELVQSDLPIRNSSSEMHAQPKKVIICHRGTRSPSPSDPDYGLPPLAGHSLSWSDEKQLREQNIIRTAKVWTPEDPRKLHNKSGITDIENEPPFGLVA